In Salvelinus namaycush isolate Seneca chromosome 17, SaNama_1.0, whole genome shotgun sequence, one genomic interval encodes:
- the LOC120061860 gene encoding histidine-rich protein PFHRP-II-like produces MTILGIRSGAVTSAEERETVNPAEMREHGDLECRRESIHDGTPCPARSAPAVGRQPKGRSQGSGADWSPLLMRGNRSLAGNRFLCRIFFPRAAVHYAAYVAAAHYAAYVADAHYAAYVAAVHYAAYVAAVHYAAYVAAAHYHAYVADEHYAAYVAAAYVAAAHYAAYVAAAHYAAYVAAAHYAAYVADVHYAAYVAAVHYAAYVAAVHYAAYVAAAHYAAYVAAAHYAAYVAAAHYAAYVAAAHYAAYVAAAHYAAYVAAAHYAAYVAAAHCCLPSVHYAAYVAAVHYAAYVAAVHYAAYVAAVHYAAYVAAVHYAAYVAAVHYAAYVAAAHYAAYVAAAHYAAYVAAAHYAAYVAAVHYAAYLLHTVAYVAAVHYAAAHYVAAAHCAAYVAAVHCAAYVAAVYYAAYVAAAQCLCLL; encoded by the exons ATGACGATCCTGGGGATCAGGAGCGGAGCGGTCACCTCTGCTGAGGAGCGGGAAACTGTCAATCCGGCTGAGATGCGGGAGCATGGCGACCTAGAGTGCCGGAGAGAGAGCATACATGACGGTACCCCCTGCCCGGCGCGTTCGGCTCCAGCTGTAGGACGCCAACCAAAGGGACGATCccagggatcaggagcggactggTCACCCCTGCTGATGCGCGGAAACCGGTCGCTGGCTGGA AACAGATTTCTGTGCAGGATATTCTTTCCCAGAGCTGCTGTACACTACgctgcctacgtagctgctgcaCACTACGCTGCCTACGTAGCTGATGCACACTACgctgcctacgtagctgctgtACACTACgctgcctacgtagctgctgtACACTACgctgcctacgtagctgctgcaCACTACCATGCCTACGTAGCTGATGAACACTACgctgcctacgtagctgctgcctacgtagctgctgcaCACTACgctgcctacgtagctgctgcaCACTACgctgcctacgtagctgctgcaCACTACGCTGCCTACGTAGCTGATGTACACTACgctgcctacgtagctgctgtGCACTACgctgcctacgtagctgctgtACACTACgctgcctacgtagctgctgcaCACTACgctgcctacgtagctgctgcaCACTACgctgcctacgtagctgctgcaCACTACgctgcctacgtagctgctgcaCACTACgctgcctacgtagctgctgcaCACTACgctgcctacgtagctgctgcaCACTACgctgcctacgtagctgctgcaCACTGTTGCCTAC CTTCTGTACACTACgctgcctacgtagctgctgtACACTACgctgcctacgtagctgctgtACACTACgctgcctacgtagctgctgtACACTACgctgcctacgtagctgctgtACACTACgctgcctacgtagctgctgtACACTACgctgcctacgtagctgctgcaCACTACgctgcctacgtagctgctgcaCACTACgctgcctacgtagctgctgcaCACTACgctgcctacgtagctgctgtACACTACgctgcctac ctgctgcaCACTGTTGCCTACGTAGCTGCTGTACACTACGCTGCTGCACACTACGTAGCTGCTGCACACTGCgctgcctacgtagctgctgtACACTGCgctgcctacgtagctgctgtATACTACgctgcctacgtagctgctgctcagtgcctTTGTCTGTTGTAG